The stretch of DNA CACGTCGGCGCTGCGATCGTGGGGCCGCCGGATGTGGCGGTGGTGCTGGTGCTGCTGGCGTGGGGCGGGGGCATGCTGGCGCGCGGGCGCATCGTCGTCCCGCGCACCCCGGGCGACTGGGCGCTCTCGGCGCTGGTGGTGGCGGCGCTGGGCTCGACCTTGGCCGTCGCCCTCAGCCCCGGCGTGGTGCCGCTGGCAGCGTCGGCCAAGAAGATCCTCCAGTTGGGGGTGTCCTTCGTCGGCCTCTACTACTTCGTCGCCCACGCCGCGCGCGAGCCGCGGGCACTGCGGTATGCGGTCGCGGTCTTCCTGGGCGTGGCCGCGCTGGAGGCCGCCTACGCGGTGCTGCTGCAGTTCGTCCCCGCGCAGTTGGGCCACCGCGGGCTGTGGCCGCCGTACCTGTCGGCGCGGGCGAGCATGCGCGCGATGGGCACGGTTGACGCCGGCTTCGGGCACTACATGGCGGCGGCGTGGGTGCTGGCGCTGGCGTTGGCGGCACAAGGCCGGGGGCGGCTGCGGGTACTGGCCGCGGGCGCGACGCCGGTGCTGCTGGCGGGCCTCATCAGCAGCGGCACGCGCGGCTCCGCGGCAGCGGCGGGCGCGGGATTGATGATGCTGATGCTTCTATCCGGCGGCCGCCGGTCGCTGCTGGCGGGGGTGGCGGGGCTGGCAGCCGCGGTGGGCGTGGCGGGCCTGGTCTGGCCCGGCGTCGCGGGGGCGGAGAAGATCGCGTTCGCGTTCACGTCGCACGGGAGCAGCGATCTCGCCGTGCGGCTGTTGAGCTGGAAGATCGGATGGGATCTCGCAATCACCCATCCGTGGCTGGGCCTGGGGCCGGGCGCCAACGCCCTCACCATCGAGGCACTGCTCGGCATCCCCGCCGACGCCTTGCGCTACGTCGAGGGCACGATGAACGCCTACCTCCAGGCCTTCCTCGAGAGCGGCCTGCTGGGGCTGGCGGGGATGATCGCCTTCATCGCCGCGATCAGCGGCGCCGCCCTCACCCGCGGGGCGCGCGGCCATCCCCTGGCGCTGGGCCTGGGGGCGGCGGTGTTCGTCCTCGGCATCACCGGCTTGACGGGGCCGCTGCTCATCGGCGGCATCGGGCACCTGCTGTTCACGCTGGCGGGGCTGGCGGCGGCCGCCGCGGCCGAGGAGCAGGCGCCATGACCCGGGGCACGGTCGCCCGCAACACCGGCATCATCACCATCGGCCTCGGCGCCGACAAGCTCGTCGGCGTGCTCAAGACCGTGCTCGTGGCGGCCCTGTTCGGCCTCTCGCGCGATCTCGACGCCATGCTGGCGGCGCTGGCGCTGCCCATGGCCGCCATCATCATCGGCTCGGAATCCCTGTCCACGGCAGCGCTCAACGTCATCGTCCGCCACCGCACCCGGGGGCGCGAGCGCGAGGGCTGGCGGGCGCTGAGCGCGCTGACCAACACCATCGCCCTGGTCGCCGTCGCAGGCACGGCTCTGTATGCTATCGCCGCCCCCCAGGTGGTGCGGGCGGTCGCACCGGGCCTGGACCCGGCGACCGCCGCGCGGGCGGTATTGCTCACGCGGGTGCTGGCGCCCCTGGTGCCGTTGCAATTCGCGCTCGGCATCGCCCAGGGCGCGCTGCACGCTCATGGCAGGTTCTGGCTGCCCGCGGCGCGGCTGGCGGTCTCCAATGCGGTGGCGGTCATCGTCCTGGCGTGGCTGCATCCTCGCCTCGGCATCACCGCCTACGCGCTCGGCTTCCTCGCCGGCGACGGCGTGGCGGTCATCGCTCACTTGCCGGCGCTGGCGCGAGTAGGCTGGCGCTGGCAGCCGGTGCTCGATTTGGGCTGCCCCGAGGTGCGGCGGGCGCTGGCATTCAGCGCGCCGATGTTGGGCGGCGCCATCATCCTGCAGGCGATGATGATCCTGGAGAAGACCTTCGCCTCGACCCTGGCTGCGGGCAGCATCTCGTGCCTGGACTACGGCGTTCGGCTGCTCCTGCTGTTCTACGTGTTCGAGCGCGCCCTGACCAATGCGCTCTTCCCGCATCTCGCGCAGCGCTTCGCCGAGAGCTCGCTGGAGCGTTTCCGCCACCTCGTCGCCGCCGGCGTGCGCGCCCACGTGCTGGTGGCGCTGCCGGTGACGGTCGGGGCGCTGCTGCTGCGGGAGCCGCTCATCCGCCTCCTGCTCCAGCGCGGGGCGTTCGACGCGCGGGCGACGGCCCTCTCCTCGTGGGTGGCCGCGCTCTACCTGTTCGGTTTGCTCGGCATGAGCCTGCGCCATTTCCTGGCCCAGGTCTATCATGCGACGGGCGATTCGCGCACCCCCATGATCGCCGCGGCGGCGTCGCTCGCGATCTACATCGGCGCCGCGCGCCTGCTGCTGCCGGCGCTGGGCGCGGGGGCGCTCGCGCTTGCATTGTCGCTGGCGATGAGCGCCAACGCGG from Armatimonadota bacterium encodes:
- a CDS encoding O-antigen ligase family protein; amino-acid sequence: MTAARAMLYLAAGAAGVGVSLALSAQAPLLRAAPALMVIGAAACAAAARGGRWALALLVVAPFFPIPFHVGAAIVGPPDVAVVLVLLAWGGGMLARGRIVVPRTPGDWALSALVVAALGSTLAVALSPGVVPLAASAKKILQLGVSFVGLYYFVAHAAREPRALRYAVAVFLGVAALEAAYAVLLQFVPAQLGHRGLWPPYLSARASMRAMGTVDAGFGHYMAAAWVLALALAAQGRGRLRVLAAGATPVLLAGLISSGTRGSAAAAGAGLMMLMLLSGGRRSLLAGVAGLAAAVGVAGLVWPGVAGAEKIAFAFTSHGSSDLAVRLLSWKIGWDLAITHPWLGLGPGANALTIEALLGIPADALRYVEGTMNAYLQAFLESGLLGLAGMIAFIAAISGAALTRGARGHPLALGLGAAVFVLGITGLTGPLLIGGIGHLLFTLAGLAAAAAAEEQAP
- the murJ gene encoding murein biosynthesis integral membrane protein MurJ is translated as MTRGTVARNTGIITIGLGADKLVGVLKTVLVAALFGLSRDLDAMLAALALPMAAIIIGSESLSTAALNVIVRHRTRGREREGWRALSALTNTIALVAVAGTALYAIAAPQVVRAVAPGLDPATAARAVLLTRVLAPLVPLQFALGIAQGALHAHGRFWLPAARLAVSNAVAVIVLAWLHPRLGITAYALGFLAGDGVAVIAHLPALARVGWRWQPVLDLGCPEVRRALAFSAPMLGGAIILQAMMILEKTFASTLAAGSISCLDYGVRLLLLFYVFERALTNALFPHLAQRFAESSLERFRHLVAAGVRAHVLVALPVTVGALLLREPLIRLLLQRGAFDARATALSSWVAALYLFGLLGMSLRHFLAQVYHATGDSRTPMIAAAASLAIYIGAARLLLPALGAGALALALSLAMSANAALMMAALARATHGVSWRPLALFTAKAVVASLVVGALLWAGRDRAGALEGRWALLLLPGAAAAGAAVYTCVLACLRTEEALEIGRIGRQLLRRAH